One Thermofilum pendens Hrk 5 DNA segment encodes these proteins:
- a CDS encoding 5-formyltetrahydrofolate cyclo-ligase: MDPREEKMRIREEVWERLVRSGAALPPFPVRGRIPNFRGADAAARRLVESEVFRKARVVFCNPDSPQRYVREAVLRHGKTLIMASPRLREGFLILDPGRVPEEEYRYASTIRGAFAYGEKVLDSLPRVDLKVAGSVAVDRVGGRVGKGGGFSDLEYAILRTLNALSDETPIVTTVHDLQVVEKVPMDVHDVPVDYVFTPTTHFKTARAYPRPPGILWERLREEDLREIPVLRILAKR; encoded by the coding sequence GTGGACCCGCGCGAGGAGAAGATGAGGATACGGGAGGAGGTCTGGGAGAGGCTCGTGAGGAGCGGGGCCGCGCTCCCGCCCTTCCCCGTGAGGGGCAGGATACCGAACTTCCGCGGGGCGGACGCCGCGGCTAGGAGGCTCGTGGAGAGCGAGGTGTTCAGGAAGGCGAGGGTGGTGTTCTGCAACCCCGACTCGCCCCAGAGGTACGTGCGCGAAGCCGTGCTCCGGCACGGTAAGACCCTGATCATGGCTTCCCCGCGGCTACGGGAGGGCTTCCTGATACTCGACCCCGGCAGGGTGCCGGAGGAGGAGTACAGGTATGCGAGCACGATTAGGGGCGCCTTCGCCTACGGCGAGAAGGTGCTGGACAGCCTCCCGAGGGTAGACCTCAAGGTCGCGGGAAGCGTCGCTGTGGACAGGGTTGGGGGCAGGGTTGGGAAGGGCGGGGGCTTCTCCGACCTCGAGTACGCCATACTCAGAACCCTAAACGCGCTCAGCGACGAGACGCCGATCGTCACCACGGTTCATGACCTCCAAGTAGTGGAGAAGGTCCCGATGGACGTTCACGACGTCCCGGTGGACTACGTCTTCACGCCCACCACCCACTTCAAGACTGCACGCGCGTACCCCAGGCCCCCGGGTATACTCTGGGAGCGCCTACGCGAGGAGG
- a CDS encoding nucleotidyltransferase domain-containing protein codes for MESIQSALLSMLGDRLAGVVLFGSAARREDFTPLSDINVAVITNGKVPPEERVAIAEALGTDFSVVVLSVEELKQLASNGEFLAHEILRGGKILYADTSLYEALNFSPPVTSRTREFLERHALACVGLSLENYFAGRFHYALNYAYRGLRSAARCVSARDGELCFSDSEVAEALRRRGFEEAAEVYGRLRRGRFLGVGKGDLYQLLLSAYKQVFRVLGLGEPDFEGLVSRVEKTFVYVSEVKLTAERGRVKAEVAGVGAGGREERLEEPLVLAAEV; via the coding sequence GTGGAGTCCATTCAGTCCGCGCTACTCTCAATGCTCGGGGACAGGCTCGCCGGTGTAGTGCTCTTCGGCTCCGCCGCGAGGAGGGAGGACTTCACGCCGCTAAGCGACATAAACGTGGCAGTGATAACGAACGGGAAGGTCCCGCCCGAGGAGAGAGTGGCGATAGCGGAGGCTCTCGGCACCGACTTCTCAGTCGTCGTGCTCTCGGTGGAGGAGCTCAAGCAACTCGCGAGCAACGGGGAGTTCCTGGCCCACGAGATCCTGAGGGGCGGGAAGATCCTCTACGCGGACACCTCGCTCTACGAGGCACTGAACTTCTCGCCGCCCGTGACGAGCCGGACGCGAGAGTTCCTCGAGAGGCACGCGCTCGCCTGCGTGGGGCTCTCCCTGGAGAACTACTTCGCCGGGCGCTTCCACTACGCGCTCAACTACGCTTACAGGGGGTTGCGCAGCGCCGCTAGGTGCGTCTCCGCCCGGGACGGCGAGCTCTGCTTCTCGGACTCCGAGGTCGCGGAGGCCCTGCGCAGGAGGGGCTTCGAGGAGGCGGCGGAGGTCTACGGGAGGCTCAGGAGGGGCAGGTTCCTCGGCGTGGGGAAGGGCGACCTCTACCAGCTCCTCCTCTCGGCCTACAAGCAGGTATTCCGGGTGCTCGGGCTCGGGGAGCCGGACTTCGAGGGGCTAGTATCGAGGGTCGAGAAGACCTTCGTCTACGTATCCGAGGTAAAGCTAACCGCTGAGCGCGGGCGCGTGAAGGCGGAGGTAGCCGGGGTTGGCGCCGGGGGTAGGGAGGAGAGGCTGGAGGAGCCCCTGGTGCTAGCCGCGGAGGTGTGA
- a CDS encoding HIT family protein, giving the protein MPRTRSLRDAFKRPGTGRLCVQSGGRGVVEDCVFCRIVRGQLDAHFVYVGGRVVVFLDKYPVTRGHALVVPKDHYRDVFDAPGDVLSEMVFVAKVVALAQREALGARGVRLVMNSGREAGQEIFHAHMHVIPYGTERMDRRPLTRAEGEAVAEALRKALERLLGASR; this is encoded by the coding sequence GTGCCGCGGACGAGGAGCCTTCGCGATGCCTTTAAGAGGCCGGGTACCGGTAGGCTCTGCGTGCAGAGCGGTGGACGCGGAGTCGTGGAGGACTGCGTGTTCTGCAGGATAGTGAGGGGGCAGCTCGACGCGCACTTCGTCTACGTGGGAGGCAGGGTCGTCGTGTTCCTGGACAAGTACCCGGTGACTAGGGGCCATGCTCTCGTCGTCCCGAAGGACCACTACAGGGACGTCTTCGACGCCCCTGGCGACGTCCTCTCGGAGATGGTGTTCGTCGCGAAGGTTGTCGCGCTGGCGCAGAGGGAAGCCCTAGGGGCGAGGGGCGTTAGGCTGGTGATGAACAGCGGGAGGGAGGCGGGCCAGGAGATATTCCACGCGCACATGCACGTCATACCCTACGGCACCGAGAGGATGGATAGGCGCCCGCTGACCCGCGCCGAGGGCGAGGCTGTCGCGGAAGCATTGAGGAAAGCCCTGGAACGCTTACTCGGGGCTTCTCGATAA
- a CDS encoding ATP cone domain-containing protein, which yields MPKKVVKRSGKVEEFDREKLVRSMVNAGAPEEVAVEIAKEVESKVRDGATTDEIRRYVLARLKVLAPQAYEAWTFYDRVAKGRITFEDGKYVVVSKGHLYLGREVKDVGPKGLSSSEEVEGILKELEEDLEYGVSKATINARLYALFMGVLKSKAMPVEEKEKSIKLINSFREKLGWKPYELKKPLA from the coding sequence ATGCCTAAGAAGGTTGTGAAAAGGTCGGGGAAAGTCGAGGAGTTCGACAGGGAGAAGCTCGTGCGCTCTATGGTGAACGCGGGGGCTCCGGAGGAGGTCGCGGTCGAGATCGCGAAGGAGGTTGAGTCGAAGGTACGGGACGGCGCCACGACGGACGAGATTAGGCGGTATGTGCTCGCGAGGCTGAAGGTGCTCGCGCCGCAGGCGTACGAGGCTTGGACGTTCTACGACAGGGTTGCGAAGGGGAGGATAACGTTCGAGGATGGCAAGTACGTGGTCGTGTCGAAGGGGCACCTCTACCTGGGGCGCGAGGTCAAGGACGTGGGTCCGAAGGGTCTATCCTCCTCGGAGGAGGTCGAGGGGATACTCAAGGAGCTTGAGGAGGACCTGGAGTACGGGGTCTCCAAGGCCACTATAAACGCGAGGCTCTACGCCCTCTTCATGGGGGTCTTGAAGAGCAAGGCTATGCCCGTCGAGGAGAAGGAGAAGTCCATCAAGCTGATAAACTCCTTCAGGGAGAAGCTGGGCTGGAAGCCCTACGAGCTGAAGAAGCCCCTCGCGTAG
- a CDS encoding SPL family radical SAM protein codes for MAYVRPFDPWRSTSLCTCPFKYTVNPYTGCSHGCLYCYASSYIRDFFNPRPKKDFLKVVYGDLRRIPEGSIVNISSSSDPYQPLESKYGYTRRFLELAVGRYVVEVVTKSDLVARDADLLARGQSVVSVTITTMDNEVAKRLEPGAPPPSRRVKAVERLSEAGVPVVLRLDPLIPGLNDSEDSVREVVEAAVGAGARHVVSSTYKVKPDNLARLLKAFPELEPRLRKLYFEGGDRLHGYVYAEKSYRYRVLSTVREIAHGLGATFAVCREGFYDLIDRGVSCDGTHLARGRGAHAGEARPG; via the coding sequence ATGGCATACGTGAGGCCCTTCGACCCGTGGAGGTCTACGAGCCTCTGCACGTGCCCCTTCAAGTACACCGTGAACCCCTACACCGGGTGTAGCCACGGGTGCCTCTACTGCTACGCTTCCAGCTACATCAGGGACTTCTTCAACCCGAGGCCCAAGAAAGACTTCCTCAAGGTAGTCTACGGGGACCTCAGGAGGATACCCGAGGGCTCCATAGTGAACATCTCCAGCAGCAGCGACCCCTACCAGCCCCTGGAGTCGAAGTACGGGTATACGCGGAGGTTCCTGGAGCTCGCGGTCGGGCGGTACGTCGTAGAGGTAGTCACGAAGTCCGACCTCGTAGCGAGGGACGCCGACCTGCTGGCGAGGGGGCAGAGCGTGGTCTCAGTGACTATAACCACCATGGACAACGAGGTCGCGAAGAGGCTTGAGCCGGGGGCTCCCCCGCCGAGTAGGAGGGTGAAAGCCGTGGAGAGGCTTTCCGAGGCCGGCGTACCCGTGGTGCTACGCCTGGACCCGCTGATACCCGGGCTCAACGACTCAGAGGACTCCGTGAGGGAAGTGGTAGAGGCGGCCGTGGGCGCCGGGGCTAGGCACGTAGTTTCCTCGACGTACAAGGTTAAGCCGGACAACCTGGCCCGCCTCCTCAAAGCTTTCCCGGAGCTGGAGCCGCGCCTGAGGAAGCTGTACTTCGAGGGCGGCGACAGGCTACACGGCTACGTGTACGCCGAGAAGAGCTACAGGTACAGGGTCCTCTCCACGGTCAGGGAGATAGCCCACGGGCTCGGGGCTACGTTCGCCGTGTGCCGGGAGGGCTTCTACGACTTGATAGACAGGGGGGTTAGCTGCGACGGCACACACCTTGCTCGTGGACGCGGCGCCCATGCTGGGGAGGCGCGCCCGGGGTAG